In uncultured Bacteroides sp., one genomic interval encodes:
- the xyl3A gene encoding xylan 1,4-beta-xylosidase, with translation MFKRNLIYMLPLFILSSCSQQTYKAASLSPDERAKLLLQELTLEEKISLMMDNSQSVERLGIKPYNWWNEALHGVARAGLATVFPQPIGMAASFSPGTVYQVYNAVSDEARAKNTYYTSQRSYERYQGLTMWTPTVNIYRDPRWGRGIETYGEDPYLTSRMGVMVVKGLQGANDGYYDKLHACAKHFAVHSGPEWNRHEFNVEKIKPRDLYETYLPPFEALVREAKVKEVMCAYNRFEGKPCCGSDRLLMQILRKEWGFDGIVLSDCGAIADFYNERGHKTHTDAESASAAAVLSGTDLECGSSYQSLAKAVKQGKIDESSINIAVKRLLEARFSLGEMDDPKNVSWTKIPFSVVASAEHDSLTLDIARKSMTLLMNKNNILPLKRGGLTLAVMGPNANDSVMQWGNYNGMPPHTVTILNGLQKALGNNDKLIYEQGCGWVERALIQSAFNLCKSADGPGFGARYWNNVTRDGKPVTAAQVTTPFHFCTSGATVFAPGVNLTDFSATYNSVFTPEQSGEIVFDIYAYGSGRLRINDKEVKSFSNKNGARKSTYNLQVQAGISYNIELDFEYLRSDAQLNFDLGFRKEADIEKSVEKVKDADVVIFAGGISPSLEGEEMGVNLPGFKKGDRTDIELPAVQRELIAALHRAGKKVIFVNCSGSPIGLEPETNKCEAILQAWYPGQEGGKAVAEVLFGDYNPAGRLPVTFYRNVSQLPDFEDYNMSGRTYRYMIQEPLFPFGYGLSYTTFEYGQMKLEKDTIKVGQSLKFTVPVTNIGNRDGEEVVQVYLRKHHDADGPIRTLRNFKRVSIPAGKTINVEFQLKDKELEWWDSSSNTLRVCAGDYDIMVGGSSQTEDLLQHAFTIE, from the coding sequence ATGTTTAAACGAAACTTAATCTATATGCTGCCTCTTTTTATCTTGTCAAGTTGCAGCCAACAAACTTATAAAGCGGCTTCATTATCGCCAGATGAACGAGCGAAGCTCTTACTTCAAGAACTTACGCTGGAAGAAAAAATATCATTAATGATGGATAACTCTCAATCTGTTGAGCGCCTGGGTATCAAACCATATAACTGGTGGAACGAAGCGTTGCATGGAGTGGCTCGTGCAGGCTTGGCAACTGTCTTCCCTCAACCAATTGGTATGGCAGCATCTTTTTCACCTGGTACGGTGTATCAAGTATACAATGCTGTGTCTGATGAGGCTCGTGCCAAGAATACTTACTACACTTCACAGCGAAGTTATGAACGTTATCAGGGCTTGACTATGTGGACTCCCACAGTAAATATCTATCGGGATCCTCGTTGGGGAAGAGGTATTGAAACTTATGGTGAAGATCCTTATCTAACAAGTCGGATGGGAGTTATGGTAGTTAAGGGCCTGCAAGGTGCTAACGACGGATATTACGATAAGCTTCATGCTTGTGCCAAGCATTTTGCCGTACACTCTGGTCCGGAATGGAACCGACACGAATTTAATGTGGAAAAAATTAAGCCGCGTGATTTGTACGAAACTTACCTACCGCCTTTCGAGGCATTGGTGAGAGAAGCTAAAGTAAAAGAAGTAATGTGTGCCTATAATCGTTTTGAAGGAAAACCATGTTGTGGGAGCGATCGCCTGCTGATGCAGATTCTCCGTAAAGAGTGGGGCTTTGACGGCATTGTGCTTTCCGATTGCGGTGCCATTGCCGATTTCTATAATGAACGTGGCCATAAAACCCATACCGATGCTGAGTCAGCTTCGGCCGCAGCAGTTCTTAGCGGAACAGATTTGGAATGTGGATCTAGCTACCAATCATTGGCTAAAGCAGTTAAACAAGGAAAAATAGACGAAAGTTCCATAAATATAGCTGTTAAACGCCTGTTAGAAGCTCGTTTTTCATTGGGAGAAATGGATGATCCGAAAAACGTATCTTGGACAAAGATTCCTTTCTCGGTAGTAGCCTCAGCAGAACATGACTCATTGACTCTCGATATTGCACGCAAGTCAATGACCTTGCTCATGAATAAAAATAATATTTTGCCGCTGAAACGTGGTGGACTAACTCTTGCTGTTATGGGACCAAATGCCAACGATTCCGTTATGCAATGGGGAAATTATAATGGCATGCCACCGCATACAGTCACTATTTTGAATGGTTTGCAAAAAGCATTGGGAAATAATGACAAGCTTATTTACGAACAAGGTTGTGGGTGGGTAGAACGGGCACTTATTCAAAGTGCCTTCAATCTTTGTAAGTCGGCAGACGGACCAGGATTTGGCGCACGCTATTGGAACAATGTTACCCGTGACGGCAAGCCCGTTACAGCCGCTCAGGTAACTACTCCTTTCCATTTCTGCACATCGGGTGCAACTGTATTTGCTCCTGGAGTAAATCTTACAGATTTCTCTGCAACTTATAACAGCGTATTTACTCCAGAACAGTCGGGTGAAATTGTATTTGATATTTATGCTTACGGTTCAGGGCGTTTGCGTATAAATGATAAAGAGGTAAAGAGTTTCTCCAACAAAAATGGTGCTCGAAAATCTACTTACAACCTGCAGGTACAAGCTGGAATATCTTATAATATTGAACTTGATTTCGAATACCTCAGAAGTGATGCCCAACTTAACTTTGACCTTGGTTTCAGGAAGGAAGCCGACATAGAGAAATCTGTGGAAAAGGTAAAAGATGCAGATGTAGTAATATTCGCAGGTGGTATCTCGCCAAGCCTCGAAGGTGAAGAAATGGGTGTTAACCTTCCTGGTTTTAAGAAAGGCGACCGTACAGATATAGAGCTTCCTGCCGTTCAAAGAGAGTTGATTGCAGCTTTGCATCGTGCCGGTAAAAAGGTTATTTTCGTTAACTGTTCCGGTTCACCCATTGGTCTGGAACCTGAAACAAACAAATGTGAGGCTATATTACAGGCATGGTATCCTGGGCAAGAAGGAGGAAAGGCCGTTGCCGAAGTTTTATTTGGAGATTACAATCCTGCAGGACGATTGCCGGTAACATTTTATCGTAACGTATCACAGCTTCCTGACTTTGAAGATTATAATATGAGTGGAAGAACCTATCGTTACATGATACAAGAGCCTCTTTTCCCTTTTGGTTATGGATTAAGCTATACAACCTTTGAGTATGGACAAATGAAACTGGAGAAAGATACAATTAAAGTTGGGCAATCATTGAAGTTCACCGTTCCGGTAACTAATATCGGCAACAGGGATGGAGAAGAGGTTGTTCAGGTTTATCTGAGAAAGCATCACGATGCAGACGGACCTATTAGGACCTTGCGTAACTTTAAGCGCGTAAGTATTCCTGCAGGAAAGACAATTAATGTTGAATTCCAACTGAAGGATAAAGAACTGGAATGGTGGGATTCCTCATCTAACACCCTAAGAGTCTGTGCAGGAGATTATGATATCATGGTAGGTGGTAGTTCACAAACAGAAGACTTGTTGCAACATGCTTTCACCATTGAATAA
- a CDS encoding two-component regulator propeller domain-containing protein, whose amino-acid sequence MKTFYKCTLFYVCILLCLPAISHAQPVCQIQHYSTYSGLPQRTVVNIVQDIKGFIWLSTWNGLSKFDGYSFKNYKAYPGDGCTLTSNRLYRITANQHGDIWCQTYDSRIYLFDCRKERFIDILQPIEAKKKSTYTINKIYALPKGVTWIACDNGAFRVNEEQYRKGKNEGISFYSYKTGNLPGKKISRIIQDKDGDEWVFTDKGIQIIGKKRMPGNIQFKYVCENGQNMYLVSSNDRLAFYNQSTEQLQFLKIPHKYSHLNSIHNLGKDTIGLGTENGIIIFDAKRKKFRFIDIRMNTQSSFDVKSIFKDSHNELWIFSKSAGVTRYNLKNGEKQYYQTPIEDMPTAERQSREGVFEDAQGTLWVIPELGCLSYYDRKSQQLKPYYTDYNDPKSKFTPVVLRYLLDNQKNFWYTNNYELSKISFLPNACKERPFDYGYNTRAFLKDSNKNFWMANKKGFIRIDNEDGTLKGYLTSSGNISIQKVPFSKNIYCFLEDKQGYVWMGSKWDGLFRLKKEGNNRFKIQRFAHDEKNPYSLSNNSIYSIYQDSRNRIWIGTYGGGLNLLEETPQGEVRFMHSGNTLKGYPHNKFYKIRIIKEVNKAILVGTTEGLLTFSPDFRNPGAIRFYQNVRTPEIPSSLCSNDVTYIYTDSKKQTYALTFTGGINQIISNNLLTNHIKFKSYTKKNGLFSDLLLSMIEDSQKNLWVICENALSKFNPKTGTFDNYDKRYLQKETYFSDAAPVILHKHLILGTEGGILEVNPASLSKSKYIPRIVFTGLKIQGIQQSQDIDDLKELELQPSQRNVAFQFAALDYIEPTAIKYAYRLNGLEEQWNEVDNNRTANYINLPPGEYELQIRSTNSDGVWINNVRTLSIHVLPTFWETYWAWILYVLLFILFTAAIVYTFFYIYRLHNQINLEHQLSNIKLRFFTDISHELRTPLTLISSPISEILEHESLSPNARKHLTLVHKNTERMLRLMNQILDFRKIENKKMKVLLEKSDIITLLQRVMDNFLLIAEEKHIDFRLHSHPDIISGWIDQDKFEKIFFNLISNAFKYTPDNKSITVSASMENENLVISVKDEGIGIDLKKQQRLFQRFETLVRYNILQPSSGIGLSLVKELIELHQGTIQVNSQSGIGSEFIVTLPLEEKAYEGKENTEFILNDSQSSFAQSNENPENSGISVQEQTYQEVTERKSMIPESNLDNQEVVSVLVVEDNSELRTFLHDILSGIYNVIEANDGQEGLEKAIKHMPDFIISDVMMPVMDGLDMVKAIKENRDICHIPIILLSAKSSLDDRIYGLEQGIDDYITKPFSSAYLKARIKSLLNQRKQLHELYLKQWPENKEATSNVPIEIVPSKPQIINSDELFMQQVMEVMEKNMDNSKFTIDEFALEIRMGRTVFYQKLKAIIGLSPVDFIREMRIKRAKQLIDSGEYNVSTVAYMTGFNDPKYFSKCFKKQFGASPSEYSKEKKQND is encoded by the coding sequence ATGAAAACATTCTATAAATGCACTCTATTTTATGTTTGTATCCTCCTCTGCTTGCCTGCAATATCTCATGCTCAGCCAGTTTGTCAGATACAACACTATTCAACATATAGTGGATTGCCACAACGAACTGTAGTTAATATAGTACAAGATATAAAAGGTTTTATCTGGCTTTCTACATGGAACGGTTTAAGCAAGTTTGACGGTTATTCATTTAAAAACTACAAAGCTTATCCAGGTGACGGATGTACACTAACTAGTAACAGATTGTATCGCATAACGGCCAATCAGCATGGCGATATATGGTGTCAGACTTATGATAGCCGAATTTATTTGTTCGATTGTAGAAAAGAAAGATTTATTGATATTCTGCAACCTATAGAAGCAAAAAAAAAGAGCACCTATACTATTAATAAAATATATGCATTGCCTAAAGGTGTAACCTGGATTGCATGCGATAACGGAGCTTTTCGAGTAAATGAAGAACAATACAGAAAAGGTAAGAATGAAGGTATTTCATTTTACAGTTATAAAACCGGAAACCTCCCCGGGAAAAAAATATCCAGGATTATTCAGGATAAAGATGGCGACGAATGGGTTTTTACCGATAAAGGTATTCAGATTATCGGTAAAAAAAGAATGCCTGGCAACATACAATTCAAATATGTATGCGAGAACGGTCAGAATATGTATCTGGTATCTTCAAATGATCGCCTTGCCTTTTACAATCAAAGTACGGAACAACTACAGTTCCTAAAAATACCACACAAATATTCTCATCTGAACAGCATACATAATCTGGGGAAAGACACTATCGGACTAGGTACAGAAAACGGAATTATCATATTCGATGCCAAGAGAAAAAAATTCAGATTTATAGATATTCGTATGAATACTCAATCTTCCTTCGATGTAAAAAGTATATTTAAGGACAGCCATAATGAATTGTGGATATTCTCTAAATCGGCAGGAGTAACTCGTTATAATCTTAAAAACGGAGAAAAACAATATTATCAAACTCCGATAGAAGATATGCCTACAGCAGAAAGACAAAGCAGAGAGGGCGTTTTTGAAGATGCTCAAGGAACATTATGGGTAATTCCTGAATTGGGTTGTCTTAGTTATTACGACCGTAAAAGTCAACAATTAAAACCTTATTATACAGACTATAACGATCCGAAGTCTAAGTTTACACCTGTTGTATTAAGATACTTATTAGATAATCAGAAGAATTTTTGGTATACAAATAATTATGAATTGAGTAAGATTTCTTTCTTGCCCAATGCCTGCAAGGAACGCCCCTTTGATTATGGTTATAATACGCGTGCTTTTTTGAAAGACAGCAACAAGAACTTTTGGATGGCAAATAAAAAAGGATTTATCCGAATAGATAACGAAGATGGTACCTTAAAAGGTTACCTTACTTCATCAGGAAACATTAGCATCCAGAAAGTTCCATTTTCAAAAAATATCTATTGCTTTCTTGAAGACAAACAAGGGTATGTATGGATGGGAAGCAAATGGGACGGGCTTTTCAGACTCAAAAAAGAAGGGAATAACCGATTTAAGATACAAAGATTTGCCCATGATGAAAAGAACCCATATAGTTTAAGCAATAACAGCATTTACTCAATATATCAAGACAGCAGGAATCGCATTTGGATAGGCACTTATGGTGGCGGACTGAATTTATTGGAAGAAACTCCTCAAGGAGAAGTACGCTTTATGCACAGTGGTAACACTTTAAAAGGATATCCTCACAACAAATTCTACAAAATACGAATCATAAAGGAAGTAAATAAAGCAATATTGGTTGGTACTACAGAGGGACTTCTCACGTTTTCTCCTGATTTCCGGAATCCGGGAGCTATCAGATTTTACCAAAATGTACGTACACCAGAGATTCCATCCAGCCTATGTAGCAATGATGTAACATATATCTATACTGACAGTAAAAAACAGACGTATGCTCTTACCTTTACAGGAGGAATAAACCAAATAATATCAAATAATTTACTAACCAATCATATAAAATTTAAATCCTATACAAAGAAAAATGGATTGTTTTCCGACTTGCTTTTATCCATGATTGAAGATTCACAAAAGAATTTATGGGTAATATGTGAAAATGCACTTTCCAAATTCAATCCAAAAACAGGCACTTTTGACAATTACGATAAGAGATATCTTCAAAAAGAAACTTATTTCAGTGATGCCGCACCGGTTATCTTGCATAAACATTTGATTTTGGGCACCGAAGGTGGTATTCTGGAGGTAAATCCAGCTTCGTTAAGCAAGAGCAAGTACATTCCGCGTATCGTATTTACCGGTCTGAAGATACAAGGAATTCAGCAGTCACAAGATATTGATGACCTGAAAGAACTGGAGCTTCAGCCTTCTCAGCGCAATGTTGCCTTCCAGTTTGCAGCATTAGATTATATTGAACCTACAGCCATTAAGTATGCTTATCGACTCAACGGATTAGAAGAGCAATGGAATGAAGTAGATAATAACCGCACAGCTAACTACATAAATCTTCCTCCGGGAGAATATGAATTGCAAATACGTTCTACAAACAGTGACGGTGTATGGATAAATAATGTTCGCACTCTTTCAATCCATGTACTTCCCACTTTCTGGGAAACTTACTGGGCATGGATTCTATATGTTCTTTTATTCATTCTGTTTACGGCTGCTATTGTATATACATTTTTTTACATTTATAGGCTGCATAATCAAATAAACCTCGAGCATCAATTATCTAATATCAAACTAAGATTCTTTACAGATATATCTCATGAATTACGTACACCGTTAACTCTTATCAGTAGTCCCATAAGTGAAATACTCGAGCATGAATCTCTTTCTCCAAACGCGCGCAAACATCTCACACTGGTACATAAGAACACAGAACGTATGCTGCGTTTAATGAATCAGATACTAGATTTCCGTAAAATAGAGAATAAGAAAATGAAAGTATTGCTGGAAAAGAGTGATATCATAACTTTATTGCAACGGGTAATGGATAACTTTCTTCTGATAGCAGAAGAAAAACATATTGATTTCCGCTTACATTCGCATCCGGATATAATCTCCGGTTGGATAGATCAGGACAAATTTGAAAAGATTTTTTTCAATTTAATATCCAATGCTTTTAAGTACACACCCGACAATAAATCCATCACAGTATCGGCCAGCATGGAAAATGAGAATCTTGTAATTTCCGTAAAGGATGAAGGTATTGGAATTGATCTCAAAAAACAACAACGTTTGTTTCAGCGGTTCGAAACGCTTGTGCGCTATAACATTTTACAACCTTCATCGGGTATCGGATTGTCTCTTGTCAAGGAGCTGATTGAATTACATCAAGGTACTATTCAGGTAAATAGTCAGTCGGGAATTGGCAGTGAGTTTATTGTAACATTACCCCTGGAAGAGAAAGCTTATGAAGGAAAAGAAAATACGGAATTCATTTTAAATGACTCTCAGTCATCTTTTGCTCAAAGCAACGAAAATCCTGAAAATTCAGGAATATCTGTTCAAGAACAAACCTATCAGGAAGTAACAGAAAGAAAATCTATGATTCCCGAAAGTAATCTTGATAATCAGGAAGTTGTTTCGGTATTGGTAGTGGAAGATAATTCTGAATTAAGAACCTTCCTTCATGACATATTATCTGGTATATATAATGTAATTGAAGCAAATGACGGGCAAGAAGGATTGGAAAAGGCTATTAAACACATGCCCGATTTCATCATCAGTGATGTAATGATGCCAGTAATGGATGGTTTGGATATGGTTAAAGCTATTAAAGAAAACCGTGACATTTGCCATATTCCAATTATTCTGCTTTCTGCAAAATCTTCTCTGGATGACCGTATTTACGGACTGGAGCAGGGTATTGATGACTATATTACCAAACCGTTCAGTTCTGCTTACCTTAAAGCACGTATAAAATCACTGCTTAATCAGCGTAAACAGTTACATGAACTTTACCTAAAACAATGGCCGGAAAATAAGGAAGCTACTTCAAACGTCCCAATTGAAATAGTGCCCTCCAAACCACAAATAATTAACTCTGACGAATTATTTATGCAACAAGTGATGGAGGTGATGGAAAAAAATATGGATAATTCCAAATTTACAATTGACGAGTTTGCACTGGAAATACGAATGGGACGTACTGTTTTTTATCAAAAGCTGAAAGCAATCATAGGATTGTCTCCCGTAGATTTTATTCGTGAGATGCGTATTAAGCGGGCAAAACAATTGATTGATTCTGGAGAATATAATGTATCAACAGTGGCTTACATGACAGGTTTTAATGATCCCAAATATTTCAGTAAGTGCTTTAAGAAACAATTCGGAGCTTCGCCGTCTGAGTATAGTAAAGAAAAAAAACAGAACGATTAA
- a CDS encoding pentapeptide repeat-containing protein produces MANLIFENKEFRGINCLNEQLAKGEYSNCTFINCIFTNADLSNIAFIDCQFSNCDFSMAAIKNTIFRDVKFVNSKLVGLNFEECNNFLISFSFEECILHLASFYKLKLKATNFINCDLQEVDFTETELSNSIFKNCNLSRTIFARTNLEKADFRTSYNYSIDPEINRIRKARFSRMEVIGLLDKYNLDIE; encoded by the coding sequence ATGGCGAACCTGATTTTTGAGAACAAAGAGTTCAGAGGCATTAACTGCCTGAATGAACAGCTGGCAAAAGGAGAATATTCAAACTGCACTTTTATTAATTGCATTTTCACCAATGCCGATTTATCAAATATTGCTTTTATTGATTGTCAGTTCAGTAATTGCGATTTTAGTATGGCAGCTATCAAAAACACTATATTCAGAGATGTAAAGTTTGTAAATAGTAAGCTGGTTGGATTAAACTTTGAGGAGTGCAACAACTTTCTTATCTCCTTTTCCTTTGAAGAATGCATCCTTCATTTAGCCTCTTTTTACAAACTAAAGCTGAAAGCAACTAATTTTATAAATTGCGATTTGCAGGAGGTAGATTTTACCGAGACTGAGCTGAGCAATTCTATTTTCAAGAACTGCAACCTCAGCAGAACAATCTTTGCCAGAACTAATCTTGAAAAAGCTGATTTCCGTACATCTTATAATTATTCTATTGACCCTGAAATAAACCGGATACGAAAAGCAAGGTTCTCCAGAATGGAAGTTATCGGATTACTTGATAAGTATAATCTTGATATAGAGTAA